In Phoenix dactylifera cultivar Barhee BC4 chromosome 11, palm_55x_up_171113_PBpolish2nd_filt_p, whole genome shotgun sequence, the following are encoded in one genomic region:
- the LOC103715047 gene encoding probable carboxylesterase 17, whose amino-acid sequence MGASDRNHSHQGPAVVEEIQGLLKVYEDGHVERLPAMPDVPCTWTPEPDVASRDISFNHPTGLWARFYVPDRRGQLPLLVYFHGGGFCVGSAAWRCYHEFLARLSSQASCLIMSVSYRLAPENRLPAAYEDGLAAIKWVRQHATYCIDELSWWQTKCSFSQMFLGGDSAGGAIAHDAAARLGLAGAPAWLKGVILIQPFFGGEARTSSEKNSTTQPVRSTSLSLAASDCYWRLALPLGSNRDHPWCNPLATPSFPKLEDPRLPPMLVCISEMDILRDRNLEFCKAMKRTGRSVEYDVYGGVGHAFQVLSKSPMSQLRTQELITSIKAFIYSRLNQL is encoded by the coding sequence ATGGGTGCCTCCGACAGGAACCATTCACACCAAGGACCCGCCGTCGTCGAAGAGATCCAAGGCCTCCTTAAGGTCTACGAAGACGGCCATGTCGAGCGCCTCCCGGCGATGCCCGATGTCCCATGTACATGGACGCCTGAGCCGGACGTCGCAAGCCGTGACATCTCCTTCAACCACCCGACCGGCCTCTGGGCTCGTTTCTATGTGCCCGACCGCCGCGGCCAGTTGCCACTGCTCGTATACTTCCATGGCGGTGGGTTCTGCGTTGGCTCCGCCGCATGGCGATGCTACCATGAGTTTCTGGCAAGGCTTTCTTCTCAGGCCAGCTGCCTCATCATGTCGGTAAGCTACCGGCTTGCCCCCGAGAACCGCCTCCCTGCAGCCTACGAGGACGGCCTCGCTGCTATCAAATGGGTGAGGCAGCACGCAACCTACTGCATCGACGAGCTCAGTTGGTGGCAAACCAAATGCAGCTTCTCTCAGATGTTCCTCGGCGGCGACAGCGCCGGCGGAGCCATTGCGCACGATGCCGCGGCGCGATTGGGGTTGGCCGGCGCGCCTGCATGGCTCAAGGGGGTGATTCTGATCCAGCCATTCTTCGGTGGAGAGGCACGGACCTCGTCGGAGAAGAACTCGACGACACAGCCGGTGAGGTCGACGTCGCTCagcttggctgcatcagattgCTACTGGAGGCTGGCGCTGCCCTTGGGATCCAACAGGGACCACCCATGGTGCAATCCTCTGGCCACGCCATCCTTCCCAAAGCTGGAGGATCCGAGGCTTCCTCCGATGCTGGTGTGCATTTCGGAGATGGATATACTGAGGGATAGGAACCTGGAGTTTTGCAAGGCCATGAAGAGGACAGGCAGGAGTGTGGAATATGATGTCTATGGTGGAGTAGGACATGCCTTCCAAGTTCTTAGCAAGTCTCCAATGTCACAGCTCCGGACCCAGGAGCTGATAACCAGCATCAAGGCCTTTATATACAGTCGACTAAACCAACTTTAG